One window of the Anaeromyxobacter dehalogenans 2CP-C genome contains the following:
- a CDS encoding ABC transporter permease, with translation MSARGVLWIARANLRADRRGALLNATAACVGAAALVFILALGMGVSQAARRMFPADARLVEVIPAGVALGGVLGGGRLDDAAVARLGRLPGVEQAWPRLSLRVPVAASRAPTGLDYNWPPGMTLQIPVVGVAPGLVQGDVRAGRAFADPGPGGGPIPVLLSRRLLEVYDKTIAPAWNVRRLPPGLSIVGLQLPVRVGFSIVPQKTEDRVYEARLELAGLSDRVPLYMLAMPLDTVRRLHREYGKPDAGYTQVTLLARRPDDVPSIMAAVRRMGFSVDEGERSAAERVGTVVAVTTGALALLAGVMCALAALAIAQSLSASVRGRTREIAVLEAVGAAPADVRAVVLAEAALVGLVGGAVGTALAVVAARIADAAAARALPDFPFRPDTFFALPPWLVVLGVAVPAAAAVVGALAPAAFAARIDPARTLS, from the coding sequence CGCAGGGGCGCGCTGCTGAACGCGACCGCCGCCTGCGTGGGCGCGGCGGCGCTGGTGTTCATCCTGGCGCTCGGCATGGGCGTCTCGCAGGCGGCCCGGCGCATGTTCCCGGCGGACGCGCGGCTGGTGGAGGTGATCCCCGCCGGCGTGGCGCTGGGCGGGGTCCTGGGCGGCGGCCGGCTCGACGACGCGGCGGTGGCGCGGCTCGGCCGGCTCCCCGGCGTCGAGCAGGCCTGGCCGCGCCTCTCGCTGCGCGTGCCGGTGGCCGCGTCGCGCGCGCCCACCGGGCTCGACTACAACTGGCCGCCCGGGATGACGCTCCAGATCCCGGTGGTGGGCGTGGCGCCCGGGCTGGTGCAGGGCGACGTGCGGGCGGGGCGGGCGTTCGCGGACCCCGGCCCGGGGGGCGGCCCGATCCCGGTGCTGCTCTCGCGGCGGCTGCTCGAGGTCTACGACAAGACCATCGCGCCGGCCTGGAACGTGCGGAGGCTGCCGCCGGGCCTGTCCATCGTGGGCCTGCAGCTCCCGGTGCGGGTGGGCTTCTCGATCGTGCCGCAGAAGACCGAGGACCGCGTGTACGAGGCGCGCCTGGAGCTGGCCGGGCTCTCCGACCGCGTGCCGCTCTACATGCTGGCGATGCCGCTCGACACGGTCCGGCGGCTGCACCGGGAGTACGGCAAGCCGGACGCGGGCTACACGCAGGTGACGCTGCTCGCGCGGCGCCCCGACGACGTGCCGTCGATCATGGCGGCGGTGCGGCGCATGGGCTTCTCGGTGGACGAGGGCGAGCGCTCGGCGGCGGAGCGCGTCGGCACGGTGGTGGCGGTGACCACCGGGGCGCTGGCGCTGCTCGCCGGCGTCATGTGCGCGCTCGCGGCGCTCGCCATCGCGCAGTCGCTCTCGGCGAGCGTGCGCGGCCGCACCCGGGAGATCGCGGTGCTGGAGGCGGTCGGCGCGGCGCCCGCCGACGTGCGGGCCGTGGTGCTCGCGGAGGCGGCGCTGGTGGGGCTGGTGGGCGGCGCGGTCGGCACCGCGCTCGCGGTGGTCGCGGCACGGATCGCCGACGCGGCCGCGGCGCGCGCGCTCCCGGACTTCCCGTTCCGCCCGGACACGTTCTTCGCGCTGCCGCCCTGGCTGGTGGTCCTCGGCGTGGCGGTGCCGGCCGCGGCGGCCGTCGTCGGCGCGCTCGCGCCGGCGGCGTTCGCGGCGCGGATCGACCCCGCCCGGACGTTGTCGTGA
- a CDS encoding lytic transglycosylase domain-containing protein, translating to MRQIRTTFLAVCALALPGPGRAQGPVTRAATVEAAAQALPAADVPEAQIVAPPKPAQRRQEPSVDDVIANADAPDEPAIAEEIEQESAELEDLRQAEEASRVQDRGDGRRAVGADGLGLESPIRDRVEGALGRDATPRGEGAGRIPLLPEIDHDLATLQAEYDIPIDVNEAVVAYVRFFQSPSVRAHFVKWLGRSHRYMERYRQILKEEGLPQDTVFLAMIESGFGNFAYSRAKASGPWQFIAATGKSYGLKQDFWVDERRDPERSARAAARFLKRLREQTGDWRLAWAGYNAGAGRVLAAQRMGYDDFWEMADVPGKKVLRAETKGYVPKLMAAAIITKHHEAFGFRQDEIDRQAWTEYEEVDVPDATLLTVIARAAGVSEKDIIDLNPELRRACTPPRPYKIKIPAERAQAFAEAWPALRARTRLTFAGHVVRRGDSIGRIAQRYGVPAQGILEMNGLKNARKLRVGTELIIPRPAAGVAVAARAPEPESRRTAAAERAAPAPVRTASAAAPAARPAHQTLRVRAGDTLWSIAQRFGVELQDLCRWNGIKNPRSHKLMVGAMIVVRPGRG from the coding sequence ATGAGGCAGATCCGCACGACCTTCCTAGCCGTTTGCGCGCTCGCCCTCCCCGGGCCGGGCCGCGCCCAGGGCCCCGTCACGCGGGCCGCCACCGTCGAGGCCGCCGCCCAGGCCCTGCCCGCCGCCGACGTCCCGGAGGCGCAGATCGTCGCGCCGCCGAAGCCGGCGCAGCGTCGCCAGGAGCCGTCGGTGGACGACGTGATCGCGAACGCGGACGCGCCCGACGAGCCGGCCATCGCGGAGGAGATCGAGCAGGAGTCCGCCGAGCTCGAGGACCTGCGCCAGGCCGAGGAGGCGTCGCGGGTGCAGGATCGCGGCGACGGCCGCCGCGCGGTCGGCGCCGACGGGCTCGGGCTCGAGTCCCCCATCCGCGACCGGGTGGAGGGCGCGCTGGGCCGCGACGCCACGCCGCGGGGCGAGGGCGCCGGGCGGATCCCGCTGCTGCCCGAGATCGACCACGACCTCGCCACGCTCCAGGCCGAGTACGACATCCCCATCGACGTGAACGAGGCGGTGGTCGCGTACGTCCGCTTCTTCCAGTCGCCCAGCGTCCGCGCCCACTTCGTGAAGTGGCTCGGGCGCTCGCACCGCTACATGGAGCGGTACCGGCAGATCCTGAAGGAGGAGGGGCTGCCGCAGGACACGGTCTTCCTCGCGATGATCGAGAGCGGCTTCGGCAACTTCGCCTACAGCCGCGCGAAGGCGTCGGGCCCCTGGCAGTTCATCGCCGCGACCGGCAAGAGCTACGGCCTGAAGCAGGACTTCTGGGTGGACGAGCGGCGCGATCCGGAGCGCTCCGCGCGCGCCGCCGCCCGGTTCCTGAAGCGGCTGCGCGAGCAGACCGGCGACTGGCGGCTGGCGTGGGCCGGCTACAACGCCGGCGCCGGCCGCGTGCTGGCCGCGCAGCGGATGGGCTACGACGACTTCTGGGAGATGGCGGACGTCCCCGGCAAGAAGGTGCTCCGGGCCGAGACCAAGGGCTACGTGCCGAAGCTGATGGCCGCCGCCATCATCACCAAGCACCACGAGGCGTTCGGGTTCCGGCAGGACGAGATCGATCGGCAGGCGTGGACGGAGTACGAGGAGGTGGACGTCCCCGACGCCACGCTGCTCACCGTCATCGCGCGCGCGGCCGGCGTCTCCGAGAAGGACATCATCGACCTCAACCCCGAGCTGCGCCGCGCCTGCACGCCGCCCCGCCCGTACAAGATCAAGATCCCGGCCGAGCGCGCCCAGGCGTTCGCCGAGGCCTGGCCGGCGCTCCGCGCCAGGACCCGCCTCACCTTCGCCGGGCACGTGGTCCGCCGCGGCGACAGCATCGGCCGCATCGCGCAGCGCTACGGCGTGCCGGCCCAGGGCATCCTGGAGATGAACGGGCTGAAGAACGCGCGGAAGCTGCGCGTCGGCACGGAGCTGATCATCCCGCGGCCGGCCGCCGGGGTGGCCGTGGCCGCGCGCGCGCCGGAGCCCGAGTCGCGCCGCACGGCCGCCGCCGAGCGCGCCGCGCCCGCCCCGGTGCGGACCGCCTCCGCGGCCGCGCCGGCCGCGAGGCCCGCGCACCAGACGCTCCGCGTCCGCGCCGGCGACACGCTCTGGTCAATCGCGCAGCGGTTCGGCGTCGAGCTCCAGGACCTGTGCCGCTGGAACGGGATCAAGAACCCGCGCAGCCACAAGCTGATGGTGGGCGCGATGATCGTGGTGCGGCCCGGGCGCGGGTAG